The DNA window GTCCATCGAACCCGCGCCGGCGACGGAGACGAACCTGGTCGCCGCGGCGATGTCGGTGCTGAACCGTATGTTGGCGGTCGGCGGGGAACTGGTGACCGTGCTGCTGGGCGCGGACGCGCCGCCGGGGGTGCCGGTCGAGCTGGCGGAGCAGCTGCGGCTGGAGCACCCCGAGGTCGAGCTGGCCTGCTATCCGGGCGGCGCGACCGACACCGTGCTGCTGATAGGTGTGGAGTAAGGGACATGATCGGGCTGCGGGAAGACCTGACGAAGGTGCTCGGCGCCAAGACGGCCAAGGCGCTGGCCTCGGCGCTGAAGATCGAGACCGTGAGCGATCTCGTGCGCCACTACCCGCGCCGGTACGCCGAGCGCGGCGAGCTGACCGACATCGCCGGCCTCGAGGTCGGCGAGCACGCCACGGTGATGGCGCGCATCGAGTCGGTGAACAAGCGCCGGATGCGCGCGAAGCACGGCACCATCCTCGAAGTGGTGATCACCGACGGGCAGCGCCGCCTGCAGATCGCGTTCTTCAACCAGGCGTGGCGGGAAAAGGACCTGGTGATCGGGAAGACCGGCCTGTTCGCGGGCAAGGTCAACCAGTTCCGCGACAAGCTGCAGCTGGCCAATCCCGAGTACGAGCTGTTCGACTCGCTCGAACATTCCTCTGTGGACAGTTTCCTGGCGGAGATCATCCCGGTCTACCCCGCGGCGCAGGGCATGCCGAGCTGGGTGATCGCGAACTGCGTCCGCCAGGTGCTCGACATGCTCGACGTCGTCGACGATCCGATGCCGATGGAACTGCTGGCCATGAACGGGTTCGCCGGGCTCGAAGACGCGTTGCGCAACATCCACCGGCCGTCGGGGTGGGGCGCGCTGGAGAACGCGCGCAAGCGGTTGAAGTGGGACGAAGCGATGGCGGTGCAGCTGATCTTCGCGCAGCGCCGGTCCTCGATGGTTTCCCGGCCCGCGCGCGCGTGCACGCCTCGTGAGGACGGGATCCGCGCCGAATTCGACAAGCGCCTCCCCTTCGAGCTGACGGCGGGCCAGCGCGAAGTCGGCGAGGCCATCGCGAGCGATCTTTCCGGTGTGCACCCGATGAACCGGCTGCTGCAGGGCGAGGTCGGCAGCGGTAAGACGATCGTGGCGCTGCGGGCGATGCTGCAGGTGGTGGACGCGGGACGGCAGGCGGCGATGCTCGCGCCGACCGAGGTGCTCGCCGCGCAGCACGCCAGGTCGCTGCGGGAGATGCTGGGCGATCTCGCGCAGGCGGGCGAACTCGGCGGCGCCGAAAACGCCACTCGCGTCACGCTGCTCACCGGGTCGATGGGCGCGAAGGAGCGCAAGCAGGCGCTGCTCGACGCGGCCAGCGGCGCCGCCGGGATCGTGGTGGGCACGCACGCGCTCATCCAGGACACGGTTTCCTTCGCCGACCTGGGTTTCGTCGTCGTGGACGAGCAGCACCGGTTCGGCGTCGAACAGCGGGACGCGCTGCGTTCGCGCGGCGCGGACGACACGTCGCCGCACGTGCTGGTGATGACCGCGACGCCGATTCCGCGCACGGTGGCCATGACCGTCTACGGCGACCTCGAAATCTCCGCGCTGCGCGAAATGCCGGTGGGCCGCTCGCCGATCGCGACGACCGTGGTGCCGGTGGCGGAGAAGCCCGCGTGGCTGGACAGGGTGTGGCAGCGGGTCGTCGAAGAGGTCGGCAAGGGGCACCAGGCGTACGTGGTGTGCCCGCGGATCGGCGACGAGCCGCCGTCGGACAAGAGCGACAAGCGCCCGCCGCTCGCCGTGCTCGAACTGGCCGAAGAGCTGCAGGCGGGCCCGCTCGCGAGCCTGAAGCTCGGCGTCCTGCACGGCCGGATGCCGTCCGATGAGAAGGACGCGGTGATGCGCGAATTCACCGCGGGCAGGCTCGACGTGCTGGTGGCCACCACGGTGATCGAGGTCGGCGTGAACGTCCCGAACGCGACCGCGATGGTGATCATGGACGCGGAACGGTTCGGCGTGAGCCAGCTGCACCAGCTCCGCGGCCGCGTCGGCCGTGGCAAGGTGCCCGGCCTGTGCCTGCTGGTGACCGAAGCACTCGACGGCACCACCACCCGCGAACGGCTCGCCGCCGTCGAGTCCACAACGGACGGTTTCGAACTGTCCAGATTGGACCTGGAGATCCGCCGCGAAGGCGACATCCTCGGCGCCAGCCAGTCCGGTAAGCGGTCGAGCCTGAAGCTGCTTTCCCTGCTGCGCGACGAAGAAGTGATCGTGCACGCGCGGGAAACGGCGCAACAGGTCGTCGGCGAAGACCCTTCACTCGCCAAATACCCCGGCCTAGCCACCCTAGCCGCCGACGTAGTCGACGCCGACCGAGTCGACTACCTAGAAAAAACCTAAGTTCGCGCCCCGGCTCGCGATGCCCCGAAGGTGACTTTCAGGGCATCTACGTCCCCGAAGGTCACCTTCGGGGCATGCCTCCGGCGAACGCGCCCGCCTTCGCCGCGACCACGGCCACGCGCGCGGCGTTGTCGGCCACCGAATCGTCCACGGCCTCCCTGGACACGAACAACCGGTAGAACACCGGCGCCGTCGCCGCACGAACCACCTCGACGGCATCGATGTCGGCAGGAACCTCCCCACGCGCGACCGCACGCTCCACCACGACAGCGCACCGCGCATGCCGATCCTCGTAATAGGCGCGCAACGACTCGGCCGCCCGCTCGGACAAGAACGCCGCGGAAATCGACGCCATCGGCAACGCGGACAAGGAAGGCTCCGTGAAGTACCGCACCAGCTCGCGCCCGATCCCCGCGAGATCCCCTTGCAACGACCCGGTATCCGGCGGCGTCCACTCGCTCTCGGCCCCCATCGCGAGCGCCGCCGCGACCAACCCCTCCGCCGACGCCCACCTCCGGTACACCGTCGTCTTGTGCACCCCGGACCGCGCCGCCACCGCCTCCACGGTCAACCCCGCGTACCCGCGCTCCGCCAACTCGTCGAGCGTCGCCATCAACACGGCCACCCTGGTGCGCTCGGTCCGCCCACCCGGCCGCTGCGTCCCCGGCTCACTCAACTGCCACTCCCGTCGCATTAGGGGACCCCAGTGTGCCACTCGCGGCATCCTCTGGCGGTGCCAGAACGCACCAGTGCTCCCGGGGCTCCCGGTGGTGATCCGGGTTAGGCTTGCCGTCATGGTGGAAGCGAACCTCGAGCAGCGGGTAGCCGCGTTGGAGGAACAGGTACGGGTGCTCACGGGCAAGATCGCGGAGGTGCGCGAGGACGCGGCCGCTGCGCGCGTGCTGGCGAAGGGCGCCGACCGGGACGTTGCCGAGTTCCGCACCGTCCAGCGTAGCCATACCGACTTGCTGAACGCGATGCGCGAGGACCTGACGGACTTCCGTGGTGAGGTTCGGGCGGGGTTCGCTGCGCAGACGCAGGGAATGGAGCGAATCGTGCAACTCCTGACCGAGCGCGGGTCCGAGGCTACCGAGTAGTCACGAGGTCCCACGACCCTCTTGTTCGTTGGTCGGTCGAAGCGTCGAAAGCGGCCGAATGGTGGTTCCCCACCAGCTCTGGTACCGGTTGGTTGGGTTATGACGAACGACCCGAAGGTGGGATTGTTCGGGCACCGATCGAGGGGAACGCTGTCGACCATGAAAATTCGCTGGTCAGGCCCGATACTCGCGGCCGCACTCGTCATGCTCGCGACGCCCGCCTACGCGGATGGCGGCGAGCAGCCGAATCCGCCCAACGCGGGGCTCGACCGGATCGACCAGCGCACCGGGTTGGATCACGTGTACCACTACGAAACGACCGCGGACCAGGTCACGGCGTACGTGATCGACACCGGGGTCGACGCCGCGAACCCGGATTTCGAGGGCAGGGTCGAGAAGGGCAAGGACTTCGTCGACGGTGACGACGACGCCGCCGACGGCAACGGGCACGGCACCCATCTGGCCGGGATCATCGGCGGCAAGGACTTCGGGGTCGCCAAGAAGGTGAAGATCGTTCCGGTCCGGGTGCTCGACAACACTGGCAGCGGCGCGACGAACAACATCCTCTCCGGTATCAACTGGGTGACGCAGAACGCCAGGCAGCCCGCGGTCGCGATCATGGGTATCGGGGGCGCGCCCAACCAGCAGCTCGACGAGGCGGTCCGCGCGCTGGCCGCGGTGGTGCCGGTGGCGGTGCCCGCGGGTGGCGAGGGCGTCGACGCTGGCGGGTTCTCCCCGGCAAGGGAGCCCTCGGCGCTGACCGTCGGCGCGTCGGACAACACCGATCGGGTGGCACCGAACAGCAACACCGGCGCGGTGGTCGACCTGTTCGCACCCGGGGTGGACATCCCGGGGCCCGCGGCGACCGGGATCGGCTCCGGTCCGATGTCCGGCACCTCGATGTCCGCCGCGTTCGTCACGGGCGCGGCCGCGCTCTACCGGGGGCTGCATCCCGAGGCGAGCGCGCCCGACACCGCGGCGGCGCTGGTGGCCAACGCCACGAAGGACGTGCTGAACCCCGTGCCGCAGGGCACCGGGAACCGCCTGCTGTACACCCTGACGCCGCAGCCCGCAGCGCAGACCCCGTAAGGGGCAACCCCACCCCGGAATGATGTCCATCACCTGGTACTGAACTCCCGGGCAGCGAGACAATCAGGGTACCGTGCCTGCACCTACCGATCCGAAACCGGAAGGACCGGGCATGTTCCGCAAGGTGCTGGTCGCCAACCGCGGCGAGATCGCGATCCGTGCGTTCCGCGCGGGTTACGAGCTCGGCGCGGGCACGGTGGCCGTGTTCCCGCACGAAGACCGCAACTCACTGCATCGCCTCAAGGCCGACGAGGCCCACGAGATCGGCGAGCCGGGCCATCCGGTCCGCGCCTACCTCTCGGTCTCCGAGATCGTGAAGGCGGCCAAGAAAGCAGGCGCCGACGCGGTCTACCCGGGGTACGGGTTCCTCTCCGAGAACCCCGACCTCGCGCGCGCGTGCGAAGAAGCGGGCATCACGTTCGTCGGCCCCAGCGCCGAGATCCTGGAGCTGACCGGCAACAAGGCACGTGCGGTCGCCGCGGCGAAGGCGGCGGGGGTCCCGGTGCTCGGCTCGTCGGAGCCGTCGACCGATGTGGACGCGCTGGTCGAGGCCGCGGGCGAAATCGGGTTCCCGGTGTTCGTCAAGGCCGTCGCCGGCGGTGGCGGGCGAGGCATGCGGCGCGTCGAGGACCCGAAGGCGCTGCGCGAGTCCATCGAGGCGGCCGCGCGCGAAGCGGAGTCGGCTTTCGGTGACGCCACGGTGTTCCTGGAGAAGGCCGTGGTGGAGCCGCGGCACATCGAGGTGCAGATCCTCGCCGACGGCGCGGGCAACGTCATCCACCTCTACGAGCGCGACTGCTCGGTGCAGCGGCGGCACCAGAAGGTCGTCGAGCTGGCGCCAGCGCCGAACCTCGACCCCGCGCTGCGCGACCGGATCTGCGCCGACGCGGTCGCGTTCGCGCGCAAGATCGGCTACCGCAACGCGGGCACCGTCGAGTTCCTGCTCGACCGCGAGGGCAACCACGTCTTCATCGAGATGAACCCGCGCATCCAGGTCGAGCACACGGTGACCGAGGAGGTCACCGACGTCGACCTGGTGCAGTCGCAGCTGCGGATCGCGGCCGGGGAGACGCTCGACGACCTCGGCCTCTCGCAGGACAAGGTGTACCTGCGCGGCGCCGCGCTGCAGTGCCGCATCACGACCGAGGATCCCGCCAACGGGTTCCGGCCCGACACCGGCATGATCAGCGCGTACCGCTCGCCCGGTGGCTCTGGCATCCGGCTCGACGGCGGTACCGCGTTCTCCGGCACCGAGATCAGCGCGCACTTCGACTCGCTGCTGGTCAAGCTGAGCTGCCGCGGCCGCGACTTCAAGACCGCGGTCGGGCGCGCGCGCCGGGCGGTCGCCGAGTTCCGGATCCGCGGCGTGGCCACGAACATCCCGTTCCTGCAGGCGGTGCTCGACGACGAGGACTTCCGCAACGGCAACGTCACCACGTCGTTCATCGAGCAGCGCCCGCACCTGCTCACCGCGCGGCATTCCGCCGACCGCGGGACCAGGCTGCTGACCTACCTCGCCGACGTGACGGTGAACCGCCCGCACGGTGAGCGGCCGCGGCTGATCAGCCCGCTCGCGAAGCTGCCGAAGCTGCCGGAGAGCGAGCCTCCCGCGGGCTCGAAGCAGAAGCTCACCGAACTGGGGCCCGAGGGTTTCGCGCGCTGGCTGCGCGAATCGCCCACGATCGGCGTCACCGACACGACCTTCCGCGACGCGCACCAGTCGCTGCTGGCGACCAGGGTGCGCACGAAGGACCTCCTCGCGGTCGCGCCCGTGGTGGCGCACACCGTGCCGCAACTGCTCTCGGTCGAGTGCTGGGGCGGCGCGACCTACGACGTCGCGCTGCGCTTCCTCGCCGAGGACCCGTGGGACCGGCTCGCCGCACTGCGGGA is part of the Amycolatopsis sp. CA-230715 genome and encodes:
- a CDS encoding pyruvate carboxylase; this encodes MFRKVLVANRGEIAIRAFRAGYELGAGTVAVFPHEDRNSLHRLKADEAHEIGEPGHPVRAYLSVSEIVKAAKKAGADAVYPGYGFLSENPDLARACEEAGITFVGPSAEILELTGNKARAVAAAKAAGVPVLGSSEPSTDVDALVEAAGEIGFPVFVKAVAGGGGRGMRRVEDPKALRESIEAAAREAESAFGDATVFLEKAVVEPRHIEVQILADGAGNVIHLYERDCSVQRRHQKVVELAPAPNLDPALRDRICADAVAFARKIGYRNAGTVEFLLDREGNHVFIEMNPRIQVEHTVTEEVTDVDLVQSQLRIAAGETLDDLGLSQDKVYLRGAALQCRITTEDPANGFRPDTGMISAYRSPGGSGIRLDGGTAFSGTEISAHFDSLLVKLSCRGRDFKTAVGRARRAVAEFRIRGVATNIPFLQAVLDDEDFRNGNVTTSFIEQRPHLLTARHSADRGTRLLTYLADVTVNRPHGERPRLISPLAKLPKLPESEPPAGSKQKLTELGPEGFARWLRESPTIGVTDTTFRDAHQSLLATRVRTKDLLAVAPVVAHTVPQLLSVECWGGATYDVALRFLAEDPWDRLAALREAIPNICLQMLLRGRNTVGYTPYPTEVTSAFVEEATKTGIDIFRIFDALNDVEQMRPAIEAVRETGSAVAEVALCYTSDLSDPGEKLYTLDYYLKLAEQIVGAGAHVLAIKDMAGLLRAPAAVKLVSALRKEFDLPVHIHTHDTAGGQLATYLAAVQAGADAVDGAVASMAGTTSQPSLSAIVAATDHSDRPTGLDLQAIGDLEPYWEIVRKIYAPFEAGLASPTGRVYHHEIPGGQLSNLRTQAIALGLGDRFEEIEAMYAAADRILGHLVKVTPSSKVVGDLALHLVGAGVSPADFEADPAKFDIPDSVIGFLRGELGDPPGGWPEPFRTKALEGRADAKPIAELSTEDHDALQTDRRATLNRLLFPGPTKEYETHRAAYGDTSVLPSKDFFYGLRPGEEYSVDLEPGVRLLIELEAIGEADERGMRTVMSSLNGQLRPIQVRDTSIASDIPATEKADKANPKQVAAPFAGVVTLQVAEGDEVESGATVATIEAMKMEAAITAPTGGKIGRLAINAVQQVEGGDLLVVLE
- a CDS encoding S8 family peptidase, which produces MKIRWSGPILAAALVMLATPAYADGGEQPNPPNAGLDRIDQRTGLDHVYHYETTADQVTAYVIDTGVDAANPDFEGRVEKGKDFVDGDDDAADGNGHGTHLAGIIGGKDFGVAKKVKIVPVRVLDNTGSGATNNILSGINWVTQNARQPAVAIMGIGGAPNQQLDEAVRALAAVVPVAVPAGGEGVDAGGFSPAREPSALTVGASDNTDRVAPNSNTGAVVDLFAPGVDIPGPAATGIGSGPMSGTSMSAAFVTGAAALYRGLHPEASAPDTAAALVANATKDVLNPVPQGTGNRLLYTLTPQPAAQTP
- the recG gene encoding ATP-dependent DNA helicase RecG, with product MIGLREDLTKVLGAKTAKALASALKIETVSDLVRHYPRRYAERGELTDIAGLEVGEHATVMARIESVNKRRMRAKHGTILEVVITDGQRRLQIAFFNQAWREKDLVIGKTGLFAGKVNQFRDKLQLANPEYELFDSLEHSSVDSFLAEIIPVYPAAQGMPSWVIANCVRQVLDMLDVVDDPMPMELLAMNGFAGLEDALRNIHRPSGWGALENARKRLKWDEAMAVQLIFAQRRSSMVSRPARACTPREDGIRAEFDKRLPFELTAGQREVGEAIASDLSGVHPMNRLLQGEVGSGKTIVALRAMLQVVDAGRQAAMLAPTEVLAAQHARSLREMLGDLAQAGELGGAENATRVTLLTGSMGAKERKQALLDAASGAAGIVVGTHALIQDTVSFADLGFVVVDEQHRFGVEQRDALRSRGADDTSPHVLVMTATPIPRTVAMTVYGDLEISALREMPVGRSPIATTVVPVAEKPAWLDRVWQRVVEEVGKGHQAYVVCPRIGDEPPSDKSDKRPPLAVLELAEELQAGPLASLKLGVLHGRMPSDEKDAVMREFTAGRLDVLVATTVIEVGVNVPNATAMVIMDAERFGVSQLHQLRGRVGRGKVPGLCLLVTEALDGTTTRERLAAVESTTDGFELSRLDLEIRREGDILGASQSGKRSSLKLLSLLRDEEVIVHARETAQQVVGEDPSLAKYPGLATLAADVVDADRVDYLEKT
- a CDS encoding TetR/AcrR family transcriptional regulator, which produces MSEPGTQRPGGRTERTRVAVLMATLDELAERGYAGLTVEAVAARSGVHKTTVYRRWASAEGLVAAALAMGAESEWTPPDTGSLQGDLAGIGRELVRYFTEPSLSALPMASISAAFLSERAAESLRAYYEDRHARCAVVVERAVARGEVPADIDAVEVVRAATAPVFYRLFVSREAVDDSVADNAARVAVVAAKAGAFAGGMPRR